One part of the Gemmatimonadota bacterium genome encodes these proteins:
- a CDS encoding acyl-CoA dehydrogenase family protein yields MSDTTYLDWPFFDESHRTFARDLALAASREVTAWEHLIAHETVDVASATLARRFGQAGWLQHVVPAPFGGARDVLDVRTLCLARETLAYHNGLADFAFAMQGLGSGPISLYGSEALKAHYLPRVARGEAIAAFALSEPNAGSDVVSMTTTARRESDGGWRLDGEKTWISNGGIADFYTVFARYPEGGERSFAAFVVEADTPGFRVAEHIDVIAPHPLARITFDGCRLPASALIGEAGKGLRIALGTLDVFRSTVGAAALGFARRALDEAVAHTRQRRAFGQALSDFQLVQARLADMALAIDASALLIYRAAWTKDTRGTRITREAAMAKLHATESAQQVIDGAVQLLGGLGVRTGHVVESLYREIRALRIYEGTSEIQKLVIAGQVLGSASHEGQSPHQAREGQA; encoded by the coding sequence ATGAGCGACACGACGTACCTCGACTGGCCGTTCTTCGACGAGTCGCATCGTACCTTCGCACGCGACCTGGCGCTGGCGGCGTCGCGGGAGGTGACGGCGTGGGAACACCTCATCGCCCACGAGACGGTCGACGTCGCCTCGGCGACGCTGGCGCGGCGCTTCGGGCAGGCGGGGTGGCTGCAGCACGTCGTCCCGGCCCCGTTTGGCGGCGCGCGCGACGTGCTGGATGTGCGCACCCTCTGCCTCGCCCGCGAGACGCTGGCCTACCACAACGGGCTGGCCGACTTCGCCTTCGCCATGCAGGGCTTGGGGAGCGGCCCTATCTCGCTGTACGGGAGCGAGGCACTCAAGGCGCACTACCTCCCGCGCGTGGCCCGCGGCGAGGCGATCGCCGCCTTTGCCCTCTCCGAGCCTAACGCCGGCAGCGACGTCGTGTCGATGACGACGACGGCGCGACGCGAGTCCGACGGCGGGTGGCGACTGGACGGCGAGAAGACGTGGATCTCCAATGGGGGGATCGCCGACTTCTACACGGTCTTTGCGCGCTACCCGGAAGGCGGCGAACGTTCGTTCGCCGCCTTCGTCGTGGAGGCCGACACGCCGGGGTTCCGGGTCGCCGAGCACATCGACGTGATCGCGCCTCACCCGCTGGCCCGCATCACCTTCGACGGATGCCGCCTTCCCGCGAGCGCGCTCATCGGCGAGGCCGGCAAGGGGCTGCGCATTGCGTTAGGCACGCTCGACGTGTTCCGCTCCACGGTGGGTGCGGCGGCCCTCGGCTTCGCGCGGCGGGCGCTCGATGAGGCGGTGGCCCACACACGCCAGCGGCGCGCCTTTGGCCAGGCACTCAGCGACTTCCAGCTCGTGCAGGCGCGCCTGGCCGACATGGCGCTGGCGATCGATGCCAGCGCGTTGCTCATCTACCGCGCGGCGTGGACGAAGGACACGCGTGGGACGCGCATCACGCGCGAGGCCGCAATGGCCAAGCTGCACGCCACCGAAAGCGCCCAGCAGGTGATCGACGGCGCCGTGCAGCTGCTGGGGGGGCTGGGCGTGCGCACGGGCCACGTCGTGGAGTCGCTGTATCGCGAGATCCGCGCGCTGCGCATCTACGAGGGGACGAGCGAGATCCAGAAGCTGGTCATCGCCGGGCAGGTGCTCGGGTCGGCGAGCCACGAGGGGCAATCACCGCACCAGGCGCGGGAGGGCCAGGCATGA
- a CDS encoding enoyl-CoA hydratase family protein: MSTAPRLALADYSPAHFRWTLEGGVGTVTLDRPERKNPLTFASYAELTSFFRSLVHAVDVKVVIITGAGENFCSGGDVHEIIGPLVEAKNGGRTADLLAFTRMTGGLVAAMRACPQPIVAAVDGVCAGAGAILAMASDLRLATARARTAFLFVRVGLSGADMGACALLPRIIGQGRAAELLYTGRFMSAEEGERWGFFNRLVTPESLQLEALALARAIADGPTVAHGVTKACLHAEWAMSIDAAIEHEAQAQAVCMTTNDFERAYRAFVKREVPRFEGN; the protein is encoded by the coding sequence ATGTCCACTGCCCCTCGCCTCGCCCTCGCCGATTACTCGCCCGCCCACTTCCGCTGGACGCTGGAGGGCGGGGTGGGGACGGTCACGCTCGACCGTCCCGAGCGCAAGAACCCGCTGACCTTCGCGTCGTACGCCGAGCTGACGTCGTTCTTCCGCTCGCTGGTGCATGCGGTCGACGTGAAGGTGGTGATCATCACCGGTGCCGGCGAGAACTTCTGTTCGGGCGGCGACGTCCACGAGATCATCGGGCCCCTGGTGGAGGCGAAGAACGGCGGGCGCACCGCCGACCTGCTGGCCTTCACGCGGATGACCGGGGGATTGGTGGCGGCGATGCGCGCCTGCCCGCAGCCCATCGTCGCCGCGGTGGACGGCGTGTGCGCCGGTGCCGGGGCAATCCTGGCGATGGCGAGCGACCTGCGCCTGGCGACCGCGCGGGCGCGCACCGCCTTCCTCTTCGTGCGCGTGGGGCTCAGCGGCGCCGACATGGGGGCCTGTGCCCTCTTGCCGCGCATCATCGGGCAGGGGCGGGCCGCCGAGCTGCTGTACACCGGGCGCTTCATGAGCGCCGAGGAGGGGGAGCGCTGGGGCTTCTTCAACCGCCTCGTCACCCCCGAGTCGTTGCAGCTGGAGGCACTGGCGCTGGCGCGCGCCATCGCCGACGGGCCCACGGTGGCGCACGGCGTCACCAAGGCGTGCCTGCACGCCGAATGGGCCATGTCCATCGACGCGGCCATCGAGCACGAAGCGCAGGCGCAGGCGGTGTGCATGACCACCAACGACTTCGAGCGTGCCTATCGGGCCTTCGTGAAGCGCGAGGTCCCGCGCTTCGAGGGGAACTGA
- a CDS encoding bifunctional salicylyl-CoA 5-hydroxylase/oxidoreductase, protein MKVSVLGGGPAGLYFSLLLKQGRPGDEVTLYERNAPDDTFGWGVVFSDQTLENFRLADEETYRAITDNFAHWDDIDIHVRGRTITSGGHGFSGIARKSLLQILQRRAEALGVQLHFREEVPDVAALQAQGADLIVAADGVNSLVRRTYADAFGYQGDVRSNHYIWLGTTRLFDAFSFIFVETPAGVYQVHAYRFNERQSAFIVECDDASWRGAGFDAMNAAETIAACEQMFAPWLDGHRLEFNATPHRVRDPWGTFLRVTCERWRHENIILLGDSAHTAHFSIGSGTKLAMEDAIALARELCGAADDSLSAGGAMSPQLAQAVDRYQAQRVTEVLRIQNAARNSMEWFEHVKRYITLEPEQFAYSLLTRSQRVSHENLRLRDADYLGGMERWFASRAEREAAARERLQGGATADAPDGAPNDRTIPPMFTPFRLRGMTVANRVVVSPMDMYCATDGVPNDFHLVHYGARAMGGAGLVMTEMTCVSPEGRISLGCTGMYDTQHVAAWRRVTDYAHQWSRAKICVQLGHSGRKGATQLGLEGGDLPLGGSDAWEVIAPSAIAYRPTMQVPRAMTRDDMDKVVHDFARAARLSVEADFDMLELHCAHGYLLSSFLSPLANRRTDEYGGSVAHRLRFPLEVFAAVREAWPQDRPISVRISATDWVEGGVTGEESVEIARAFIGAGADIIHVSTGQVSPDQKPVYGRMWQTPFSDRIRNELGARTIAVGNITEPDQVNSIIAAGRADLCALARPHLSDPHWTLRAAASLGYREQHWPPMYRSGQQPLERQLRGPAGGPGALDGRATR, encoded by the coding sequence ATGAAGGTCTCGGTACTCGGCGGCGGCCCGGCAGGGCTCTACTTCTCGCTCCTGCTCAAGCAGGGGCGCCCCGGCGACGAGGTGACGCTCTATGAGCGTAACGCCCCGGACGACACCTTCGGCTGGGGCGTCGTCTTCTCCGACCAGACGCTGGAGAACTTCCGGCTGGCCGACGAGGAGACCTATCGGGCCATCACCGACAACTTCGCGCACTGGGACGACATCGACATCCACGTGCGCGGGCGGACGATCACCTCGGGCGGGCACGGCTTCAGCGGGATCGCCCGCAAGTCGCTGCTCCAGATCCTGCAGCGGCGCGCCGAAGCGTTAGGCGTGCAGCTGCACTTCCGCGAGGAGGTCCCGGACGTCGCGGCGCTCCAGGCGCAGGGGGCCGACCTCATCGTCGCGGCCGACGGGGTGAACAGCCTGGTGCGCCGCACCTATGCCGACGCCTTCGGCTACCAGGGCGACGTACGCAGCAATCACTACATTTGGCTCGGCACCACGCGCCTCTTCGACGCCTTCAGCTTCATCTTCGTCGAGACGCCAGCCGGCGTGTACCAGGTGCACGCCTACCGCTTCAACGAGCGGCAGTCGGCCTTCATCGTCGAATGTGATGATGCCTCGTGGCGCGGTGCCGGCTTCGATGCCATGAACGCCGCCGAGACCATCGCCGCGTGCGAGCAGATGTTCGCGCCCTGGTTGGACGGTCACCGCCTGGAGTTCAATGCCACGCCCCACCGCGTGCGTGATCCGTGGGGGACGTTCCTGCGCGTCACGTGCGAGCGTTGGCGACACGAGAACATCATCCTGCTCGGCGACTCGGCGCACACCGCGCACTTCTCCATCGGGAGCGGGACCAAGCTGGCGATGGAAGACGCGATCGCGCTCGCCCGTGAATTGTGCGGCGCAGCGGACGACTCCCTGTCGGCCGGGGGTGCCATGTCGCCGCAGTTGGCGCAGGCGGTCGATCGCTACCAGGCGCAACGGGTGACCGAAGTGTTGCGCATCCAGAACGCGGCGCGCAACTCGATGGAGTGGTTCGAGCACGTGAAGCGCTACATCACGCTCGAGCCCGAGCAGTTCGCCTATTCGCTCCTGACGCGCAGCCAGCGAGTGAGCCATGAGAACCTGCGCCTGCGCGATGCCGACTACCTCGGCGGTATGGAGCGATGGTTCGCGTCGCGCGCGGAGCGGGAGGCGGCGGCCAGGGAGCGGCTGCAAGGAGGGGCAACGGCCGACGCGCCGGACGGCGCCCCCAATGACCGTACGATCCCGCCGATGTTCACCCCGTTCAGGCTGCGCGGGATGACGGTGGCCAATCGCGTCGTCGTCTCGCCGATGGACATGTACTGCGCCACCGACGGCGTCCCGAACGACTTCCATCTCGTGCACTACGGCGCGCGGGCGATGGGAGGGGCCGGGCTCGTCATGACCGAGATGACCTGCGTCTCCCCCGAAGGGCGCATCTCGCTCGGCTGTACGGGGATGTACGACACGCAGCACGTCGCGGCGTGGCGCCGGGTGACCGACTATGCGCACCAGTGGTCGCGCGCGAAGATCTGCGTGCAGTTAGGCCACTCGGGGCGCAAGGGGGCGACGCAGCTCGGGCTCGAGGGCGGGGACCTCCCGCTGGGTGGGAGCGACGCGTGGGAGGTCATCGCGCCGTCGGCGATCGCCTATCGCCCCACCATGCAGGTACCGCGCGCCATGACGCGCGACGACATGGACAAGGTGGTGCACGACTTCGCCCGTGCGGCGCGCCTGAGCGTCGAGGCCGACTTCGACATGCTGGAGCTGCACTGCGCGCACGGCTACCTCCTCTCGTCGTTTCTGTCGCCGCTGGCCAACCGCCGCACCGATGAATACGGCGGGTCGGTGGCGCATCGCCTGCGCTTTCCGCTGGAGGTGTTTGCCGCGGTGCGCGAGGCGTGGCCACAGGATCGCCCCATCTCGGTCCGCATCTCGGCGACCGACTGGGTGGAGGGGGGCGTGACAGGAGAGGAGTCGGTGGAGATCGCCCGCGCCTTCATCGGCGCCGGCGCCGACATCATCCACGTGTCGACCGGGCAGGTGTCGCCCGACCAGAAGCCGGTGTACGGGCGCATGTGGCAGACGCCGTTCAGCGACCGCATTCGCAACGAGTTGGGAGCGCGCACGATCGCGGTGGGGAACATCACGGAGCCCGACCAGGTCAACTCGATCATCGCCGCCGGGCGCGCCGACCTCTGTGCACTGGCGCGACCGCACCTTTCGGATCCGCACTGGACGTTGCGCGCCGCCGCCTCGTTAGGGTATCGCGAACAGCACTGGCCGCCGATGTATCGCAGCGGACAGCAGCCGCTGGAGCGCCAGCTGCGTGGTCCTGCGGGCGGGCCGGGTGCGCTGGACGGCCGCGCGACGCGGTGA
- a CDS encoding M61 family metallopeptidase: MRLSPLAFAAVVALPHSLAAQAQRAPNAAARGAAVEYAIAFPNAAHHEAEVAVTFRAVPPGALQLRMSRSSPGRYALHEFAKNVYALKAVDSKGRALTVTRPNPHQWDVRGHDGTVKVTYTLFGDRGDGTYAGIDRSMAHLNIPATFAWARGLESRPIRVTFHRPDSSWTVATQLFPTKDSSTFTAPHLQYFMDSPTHLGAQSWYEWDATTNGKSQKLRIALHHLGTAEEAQRFVDATRQIVEQEAKVFGTLPEFDGGTYTFLADYLPWAAGDGMEHRNSTSLTSTGSLARSMTDLLGTVAHEFFHAWNVERIRPKALEPFSFEEANMSGELWLAEGFTSYYGPLAMRRAELQSDAEFAEDMAGAVNLVMHAPGRRFFSAVEMSQQAPFTDAAVSIDPQNKGNTFISYYPFGQAIGLALDLTLRARGKSLDDFMREMWSRHGVQQRNYAPVKPYSVADARAALARVTGDAAFATDFFNRYIEGREAAPYAELLRQGGFVLRPSRAGRAWIGDVGLRYEAGKAAVTGVTPIGSPLYAAGVDRNDRLVSLDGRALASADDWGAVLAAHKPGDQLPLVFESRGKTINAMVTLSESPRIEIVPFEAAGETVTDAIRAFRASWLGRK; this comes from the coding sequence ATGCGCCTGTCGCCCCTCGCGTTCGCCGCCGTCGTCGCCCTTCCCCACTCGCTCGCCGCGCAGGCCCAGCGCGCGCCTAACGCTGCCGCGCGCGGGGCAGCGGTCGAGTATGCCATCGCCTTTCCCAATGCCGCGCACCACGAGGCGGAGGTCGCGGTGACCTTTCGCGCCGTGCCGCCGGGGGCGCTGCAGCTCCGCATGAGCCGCAGCTCGCCCGGGCGCTACGCCCTGCACGAGTTCGCGAAGAACGTCTACGCCCTCAAGGCGGTCGACTCCAAGGGGCGCGCGCTCACGGTAACGCGCCCCAACCCGCACCAGTGGGATGTGCGCGGACACGACGGCACCGTGAAGGTGACCTATACGCTGTTCGGCGACCGCGGCGACGGCACCTACGCCGGGATCGATCGCAGCATGGCGCACCTCAACATCCCGGCGACCTTCGCGTGGGCGCGCGGGCTCGAGTCGCGTCCCATTCGCGTGACGTTCCATCGCCCCGATTCCTCGTGGACGGTGGCGACGCAGCTCTTCCCCACGAAGGACTCCTCGACCTTCACCGCCCCGCACCTGCAGTACTTCATGGACTCGCCCACGCACCTGGGCGCGCAGTCCTGGTACGAGTGGGACGCGACCACCAATGGCAAGTCACAGAAGCTGCGCATCGCGCTGCACCACCTGGGCACCGCCGAGGAGGCGCAGCGCTTTGTTGACGCGACCCGGCAGATCGTAGAGCAGGAGGCGAAGGTCTTTGGCACCCTCCCCGAGTTCGACGGTGGGACCTACACCTTCCTTGCCGACTATCTCCCGTGGGCGGCCGGCGATGGGATGGAGCATCGCAACTCGACCTCGCTCACCAGCACGGGATCACTCGCCCGCTCCATGACCGACCTGCTCGGGACGGTGGCGCACGAGTTCTTCCATGCGTGGAACGTGGAGCGCATCCGTCCCAAGGCGCTCGAGCCGTTCTCGTTCGAGGAAGCGAACATGTCCGGCGAATTGTGGCTGGCGGAAGGGTTCACCAGCTACTACGGCCCGCTGGCCATGCGGCGCGCCGAGCTGCAGAGCGACGCCGAGTTCGCGGAGGACATGGCCGGGGCGGTGAACCTGGTGATGCACGCGCCGGGGCGCCGCTTCTTCTCGGCGGTCGAGATGAGCCAGCAGGCGCCGTTCACCGACGCCGCCGTCTCCATCGACCCGCAGAACAAGGGGAACACCTTCATCTCGTACTACCCCTTTGGCCAGGCCATCGGGCTCGCGCTCGACCTCACGTTGCGTGCGCGCGGCAAGTCGCTCGACGACTTCATGCGCGAGATGTGGTCGAGGCATGGTGTGCAGCAACGGAACTATGCCCCGGTGAAGCCGTACAGCGTCGCCGACGCACGCGCCGCGCTGGCGCGCGTGACCGGCGATGCCGCGTTCGCCACCGATTTCTTCAACCGCTACATCGAAGGGCGCGAAGCCGCGCCATACGCGGAACTGTTGCGGCAGGGGGGCTTCGTGCTGCGCCCGTCGCGCGCCGGGCGCGCGTGGATCGGCGACGTGGGGCTGCGCTACGAGGCAGGCAAGGCCGCCGTGACAGGCGTGACGCCGATCGGGTCGCCGTTGTATGCGGCCGGCGTCGACCGCAATGATCGGCTGGTCTCGCTCGACGGTCGGGCGCTCGCCAGCGCCGATGACTGGGGCGCCGTGCTGGCCGCGCACAAGCCGGGTGATCAGCTTCCGCTGGTGTTCGAGTCGCGCGGGAAGACGATCAACGCGATGGTGACGCTCTCGGAGAGCCCGCGCATCGAGATCGTCCCGTTCGAGGCGGCGGGCGAGACGGTGACCGACGCGATTCGGGCGTTCCGCGCGTCATGGCTGGGGCGCAAGTGA
- a CDS encoding carboxypeptidase regulatory-like domain-containing protein encodes MPRARCTRRRQAQRVGAALALAIALGFAPGGLAAQESPSVRARLSGVVFDSLAMRPLARAVVQLVSAREATQARSVETGENGAFAFDSVQAGTYLLGFYHALIDSLGITPPLVRVDVRTSGDLRAPLAVPSAFTLRTALCGPRAISDSLGVFVGFVRSAVDGLTRPKSTVKVQWSEITIGGEGIQRVTPSVQGETSEVGGVAICGVPMGGTVMLHAWNATDSSGFAELEVPSTGLLRRDLFVGPSRAVSLRDSTADSTGITTTVLRGNGVLRGVVRRPDGEPLEGARLTFWGSGVEVATTSTGAYRMQELPAGTYTMEARALGFLPQRHAIDIMEGNETVTDLRLESFGTYLDTVKVTAKRVFASREMRDFEERRKRGFGTFLDEDDIEKRNPFFMADLLRMTPGVQVIPGQFGSRILMRGMGFSAFCYPAVFIDGMKVMNVDGDIDAFVNVQEIRAMEVYPRGGSVPVQFQTLDGCGSLVIWTGGRRPKYEAPKKK; translated from the coding sequence GTGCCACGCGCGCGGTGTACGAGGCGGCGTCAGGCGCAACGCGTGGGGGCGGCGTTGGCGCTGGCGATCGCGCTGGGGTTCGCTCCGGGGGGGCTCGCGGCGCAGGAGTCCCCCTCCGTGCGCGCGCGCCTTTCGGGCGTCGTCTTCGATTCGCTCGCCATGCGCCCGCTGGCCCGGGCGGTGGTGCAGCTCGTGTCGGCACGCGAGGCAACACAGGCGCGGTCGGTGGAAACGGGGGAGAACGGGGCCTTCGCGTTCGATTCCGTGCAGGCCGGGACCTACCTGCTGGGCTTCTACCACGCGCTGATCGACTCGTTAGGGATCACCCCGCCACTGGTGCGCGTGGACGTGCGCACGAGCGGCGACCTGCGCGCCCCGCTGGCGGTGCCCTCGGCCTTCACGTTGCGCACCGCGCTCTGCGGCCCCAGGGCCATCAGCGACTCGCTCGGCGTCTTTGTCGGCTTCGTGCGTTCGGCGGTCGATGGGCTGACGCGCCCGAAGTCGACGGTCAAGGTGCAATGGTCGGAGATCACGATCGGTGGTGAGGGGATCCAGCGCGTCACGCCGTCGGTGCAGGGGGAAACGAGCGAGGTGGGCGGTGTGGCAATCTGCGGCGTCCCCATGGGCGGGACGGTGATGCTGCACGCCTGGAACGCGACCGACTCGAGCGGATTCGCCGAGTTGGAGGTGCCGTCGACGGGGCTCCTGCGGCGCGACCTCTTCGTGGGACCGTCGCGTGCGGTGTCGCTGCGTGACTCCACCGCCGACTCGACCGGCATCACCACCACCGTGCTTCGTGGCAACGGCGTGCTGCGCGGCGTCGTGCGCCGTCCAGACGGAGAGCCGCTCGAGGGGGCGCGCCTCACGTTCTGGGGGAGCGGGGTCGAGGTGGCGACGACCTCCACCGGGGCGTACCGCATGCAGGAGCTCCCGGCCGGGACGTACACGATGGAGGCGCGCGCGTTAGGCTTTCTCCCGCAGCGCCACGCCATCGACATCATGGAAGGGAACGAAACGGTGACGGACCTGCGTCTCGAGTCGTTCGGCACGTACCTGGATACAGTGAAGGTGACGGCAAAGCGCGTCTTTGCGTCGCGCGAGATGCGCGACTTCGAGGAGCGACGCAAGCGCGGCTTCGGGACCTTCCTGGACGAGGACGACATCGAGAAGCGCAACCCGTTCTTCATGGCCGACCTGCTGCGCATGACTCCCGGGGTGCAGGTGATCCCCGGGCAGTTCGGCAGCCGAATCCTGATGCGCGGCATGGGCTTCAGCGCCTTCTGCTACCCCGCCGTCTTCATCGACGGGATGAAGGTCATGAACGTGGACGGCGACATCGACGCGTTCGTCAACGTGCAGGAGATCCGCGCCATGGAGGTCTACCCGCGCGGGGGGAGCGTCCCGGTGCAGTTCCAGACGCTGGACGGGTGCGGTTCGCTGGTGATCTGGACGGGCGGACGCCGGCCGAAGTACGAGGCGCCCAAGAAGAAGTAG
- a CDS encoding carboxypeptidase regulatory-like domain-containing protein — protein sequence MTLRQGAWGVAMAGVALAGLVTPASPVSAWPSMAVQPRPVGRVVGVVYDSISRATLSGALVQLVALNGTLRLAVTSDSTGRFAFPPVERGRFLLGFFHPKLDSLGVESPLSRVEVQDESVHAIDLAVPSVTTVLRQACGSGATRDSSGAVVGFVRSASTTGAEPEATVRARWSEIVIGKRGAEVRVREVTAHAGEDGWFSLCQVPAGGLVLVNAAAGRDSGATLEVSVPNDGLLVRDLFVATREGASSTVRGTVRTPYGAALAGARVRLYGETREVRSNDRGEFTLAGVPSGTRMLELRALGYAPRRELIDLVARQELVVDLPLEEFPTTIDTVRVFGGRPALGDNLAGFTRRKALSQGVFLDPDDVERRRPLSFTDLMRGIAGVEVVTVDGARAVAMRSLAGEGQCEPKLIIDGIHVPRHESSIDDLIPASIVRAIEVYPRRIQAPAEYQSLTCGTVVVWTGARGWLAKRGREVPRTP from the coding sequence GTGACGCTTCGGCAGGGCGCGTGGGGAGTGGCGATGGCCGGCGTGGCGCTGGCGGGGCTGGTCACGCCCGCCTCGCCCGTTTCCGCATGGCCGTCGATGGCCGTGCAACCCAGGCCGGTGGGGCGCGTGGTCGGCGTGGTGTACGACAGCATCTCACGCGCGACGCTGTCCGGGGCGCTGGTGCAGCTGGTCGCGCTCAACGGGACACTGCGGCTGGCGGTGACCTCCGATTCCACCGGGCGCTTCGCCTTTCCCCCGGTGGAGCGCGGGCGCTTCCTGCTCGGCTTCTTCCACCCCAAGCTCGATTCGCTTGGCGTCGAGTCGCCACTGTCGCGCGTGGAGGTGCAGGACGAGTCGGTGCACGCCATCGACCTGGCCGTCCCATCGGTGACGACGGTCCTGCGACAGGCGTGCGGCAGCGGCGCCACGCGCGACTCGTCAGGCGCGGTGGTGGGATTCGTGCGCAGCGCCAGCACGACCGGGGCCGAGCCCGAGGCGACGGTGCGGGCGCGCTGGAGCGAGATCGTGATCGGCAAGCGCGGGGCCGAAGTGCGGGTGCGTGAGGTGACGGCGCACGCGGGCGAGGATGGCTGGTTCTCCCTCTGCCAGGTCCCCGCCGGCGGGCTGGTGCTCGTGAACGCCGCGGCGGGGCGCGACTCCGGCGCGACGCTGGAAGTGAGCGTCCCCAACGACGGGCTGCTGGTGCGCGACCTCTTCGTCGCCACGAGGGAGGGGGCATCGAGCACGGTGCGCGGGACGGTACGCACCCCGTATGGCGCCGCGCTCGCGGGCGCGCGCGTGCGCCTGTACGGCGAGACGCGTGAGGTGCGCAGCAACGACCGCGGCGAGTTCACCCTCGCGGGGGTCCCGAGCGGGACGCGAATGCTGGAGTTGCGCGCGCTTGGCTACGCCCCGCGCCGCGAACTCATCGACCTGGTGGCGCGCCAGGAGCTGGTGGTCGACCTCCCGCTGGAGGAGTTCCCGACCACGATCGACACCGTGCGGGTCTTCGGGGGGCGTCCGGCGCTGGGCGACAACCTGGCCGGCTTCACGCGACGCAAGGCGCTGTCGCAGGGGGTCTTCCTGGACCCGGACGACGTGGAACGCCGGCGACCGTTGAGCTTCACCGACCTGATGCGCGGCATTGCCGGTGTGGAGGTGGTCACGGTGGACGGGGCGCGAGCGGTGGCGATGCGCAGCCTCGCGGGTGAAGGACAGTGCGAGCCGAAGCTCATCATCGATGGGATCCATGTCCCGCGACACGAGAGCAGCATCGACGACCTGATCCCGGCGAGCATCGTGCGGGCGATCGAGGTCTACCCACGGCGCATCCAGGCGCCTGCGGAGTATCAGTCGCTGACGTGCGGCACGGTGGTCGTCTGGACCGGCGCGCGTGGATGGCTGGCGAAACGGGGACGGGAGGTTCCGCGCACGCCGTAG
- a CDS encoding 3-hydroxybutyryl-CoA dehydrogenase — protein sequence MTHSGTVGVVGGGLMGAGIAQVAAQHGHRTILRELDDALCARARSAIERSLSRLIEKGKISPDARERTLDTLTFTTDLGALSSCDIIVEAVVEQLEAKRALWAALDTLAAPHTIFASNTSSLSIVEQATATTRGDRFIGLHFFNPVPAMRLVEVVRTITTSEATMRAAFDFVRAIGKEPIASKDSPGFVVNLLLVPYMLDAVRALERGVASVADIDVGMQLGAGHPMGPLALCDFVGLDTLHRVAEIMWGAYREQRYAPPPLLVRMVAAGMLGKKNGRGFYDYGGDVPIPNDFAG from the coding sequence ATGACCCACTCAGGCACAGTTGGCGTTGTCGGCGGCGGGCTCATGGGAGCCGGCATCGCCCAGGTGGCGGCGCAACACGGACACCGGACCATCCTCCGCGAGCTGGACGACGCGCTGTGCGCGCGGGCGCGGAGTGCCATCGAGCGATCGCTCTCCCGGCTCATTGAGAAGGGGAAGATCTCCCCCGATGCGCGGGAACGAACGCTCGATACCCTCACCTTCACCACCGATCTCGGCGCGCTCTCGTCGTGCGACATCATCGTCGAGGCGGTGGTGGAGCAGCTGGAGGCCAAACGCGCGCTCTGGGCCGCGCTCGACACGCTGGCCGCCCCGCACACCATCTTCGCCTCGAACACCTCGTCGCTGTCGATCGTGGAGCAGGCGACGGCGACGACACGGGGTGATCGCTTCATCGGGCTGCACTTCTTCAACCCCGTTCCGGCGATGCGGCTGGTGGAGGTGGTGCGCACGATCACCACGAGCGAAGCGACGATGCGCGCGGCGTTCGACTTCGTGCGGGCGATCGGGAAGGAGCCGATCGCGTCGAAGGACTCGCCGGGCTTCGTGGTGAATCTCCTGCTCGTCCCCTACATGCTCGATGCCGTGCGCGCCCTGGAGCGCGGCGTGGCGTCGGTCGCCGACATCGACGTCGGGATGCAGCTCGGGGCGGGCCACCCGATGGGGCCGCTCGCACTTTGTGACTTCGTGGGGCTGGACACGCTGCATCGCGTGGCCGAAATCATGTGGGGGGCGTATCGGGAGCAGCGCTATGCCCCTCCCCCGCTGCTGGTGCGCATGGTGGCGGCCGGGATGCTGGGGAAGAAGAACGGGCGTGGCTTCTACGACTACGGCGGCGACGTCCCGATCCCGAACGATTTCGCGGGGTGA